A window of Hevea brasiliensis isolate MT/VB/25A 57/8 chromosome 14, ASM3005281v1, whole genome shotgun sequence contains these coding sequences:
- the LOC110653528 gene encoding gallate 1-beta-glucosyltransferase 84A24, with the protein MVFYSPDHVLLFSFPAQGHVNPLLRLGKRLASKGMLVTFSTTEGVGKHMRNANDITDELVPLGDGFIRFEFFEDGWEENDPRRQDLDQFLSQLELVGKQVIPQMAKKHSEQGHPVSCIISNPFIPWVSDAAASLGIPSAMLWIQSCASFAAYYHYSQRLVPFPSEENPEIDVQLPCMPLLKYDEVPSFLHPSTPYPFLGRAILGQFKNIDKPFCILMETFQELEHDLIEYMSKLYNIMPVGPLFKDPNAPTTTIQGDFLKADDCIGWLDSKPLSSVVYVSLGSIVTLKQEQFNELAYGLLNSGVSFLWVFRPPPKNSVFEPVDIPDGFLEKVGEKGKVVMWSPQERVLVHPSVVCFVTHCGWNSSMEALTSSMPVVAFPQWGDQVTDAKYLIDVFKVGVRMCRGEAENKLITRDEVEKCLLEATVGPKAAELKQNALKWKAAAEAAVAECGSSYRNIEIFVKEVRRRSVEMTSKSSNLNGIVEEIRV; encoded by the coding sequence ATGGTATTTTACTCTCCTGATCATGTCCTTCTTTTTTCTTTCCCTGCTCAAGGCCATGTAAACCCTTTGCTTAGACTTGGAAAGCGTCTTGCGTCTAAGGGCATGCTTGTCACCTTCTCTACAACTGAAGGCGTCGGAAAACATATGAGGAACGCCAACGACATCACCGATGAGCTTGTACCTCTTGGTGATGGGTTTATCAGGTTCGAATTCTTTGAAGATGGATGGGAAGAAAACGATCCTAGACGCCAAGACCTTGACCAATTCTTATCTCAACTTGAGCTTGTTGGGAAACAAGTGATTCCTCAGATGGCaaagaaacattcagagcaaggtcACCCAGTTTCATGCATCATCAGCAATCCTTTCATTCCCTGGGTTTCTGATGCGGCTGCAAGTCTTGGTATTCCGTCTGCAATGCTTTGGATTCAATCATGTGCTTCTTTCGCTGCATATTACCATTACTCTCAACGTCTTGTGCCTTTCCCTAGTGAGGAGAACCCAGAGATCGATGTTCAGTTGCCTTGTATGCCTCTTTTGAAATATGATGAAGTACCTAGCTTCTTACATCCTTCAACTCCTTATCCTTTCTTGGGGAGGGCAATTTTGGGCCAGTTCAAGAATATTGATAAGCCTTTCTGCATCTTGATGGAAACATTTCAGGAACTAGAGCATGATCTCATCGAGTACATGTCCAAGCTTTACAATATCATGCCTGTTGGTCCGTTGTTTAAGGACCCTAATGCTCCAACAACAACAATCCAGGGAGATTTCTTGAAGGCCGATGATTGCATCGGATGGCTCGACTCCAAGCCACTATCATCAGTTGTTTATGTTTCTCTTGGTAGTATCGTGACCTTAAAGCAAGAACAATTTAACGAGCTTGCTTATGGGCTATTGAACTCTGGTGTCTCATTCTTGTGGGTTTTTAGACCGCCTCCTAAAAATTCAGTCTTTGAACCTGTTGATATCCCAGATGGGTTCTTGGAAAAAGTaggagaaaaaggaaaagtagtaATGTGGAGTCCACAAGAGAGGGTTCTAGTTCACCCATCAGTTGTATGCTTTGTTACCCACTGTGGATGGAACTCATCAATGGAAGCACTCACCTCCAGCATGCCGGTGGTGGCTTTCCCTCAATGGGGTGATCAAGTGACTGATGCCAAGTACTTGATCGACGTCTTTAAGGTTGGTGTCAGAATGTGCCGTGGAGAGGCTGAAAACAAGTTGATTACACGAGATGAGGTGGAGAAATGCCTGCTCGAGGCAACCGTAGGGCCCAAGGCGGCAGAGCTAAAGCAGAATGCCTTAAAATGGAAGGCAGCTGCGGAGGCCGCTGTGGCTGAGTGTGGTTCCTCCTACAGGAATAtagaaatttttgtgaaggaggTGAGGAGGAGAAGCGTTGAGATGACTAGCAAGTCAAGCAACCTTAATGGAATTGTGGAAGAAATAAGAGTTTAA
- the LOC110653125 gene encoding gallate 1-beta-glucosyltransferase 84A24-like, which produces MGSESLTHVLLVSFPGQGHVNPLLRLGKRLASKGLLVTFSTPEITGRQMKKSGSVFDEPTPVGDGYIRFEFFEDGWDDDEPRRQDLDQYLPQLELVGKKLIPEMIKRNAEQGRPISCLVNNPFIPWVSDVASSLGLPSAMLWVQSCACFSAYYHYYHGLVPFPSEENPEIDVQLPCMPLLKYDEVPSFLYPTTPYPFLRRAILGQYRNLDKPFCILMESFQELEPEIIEYMSKLCPIKPVGPLFKNPKAPNSAVRGDIMKADDCIEWLDSKPSSSVVYVSFGSVVYLKQDQWDEIAYGLLNSGVSFLWVMKPPHKDSGYEVLVLPDGFLEKAGDKGKVVQWSPQEKVLAHPSVACFVTHCGWNSTMEALSSGMPVVAFPQWGDQVTDAKYLVDIFKVGVRMCRGEAENKLITRDEVEKCLLEATVGPKAAEMKQNALKWKEAAEAAVAEGGSSDRNIQAFVDEVRRRSVEITIKSSSSLNESVELVNEPSNNGKVLVLLESTA; this is translated from the coding sequence ATGGGTTCTGAGTCTCTAACTCATGTCCTCCTCGTTTCTTTTCCTGGCCAAGGCCATGTAAACCCTTTGCTTAGACTTGGCAAGCGTCTTGCTTCTAAGGGTTTGCTTGTCACTTTCTCTACACCTGAAATCACTGGCAGACAGATGAAGAAGTCCGGCAGCGTTTTCGATGAGCCTACCCCCGTTGGTGATGGCTATATCCGGTTCGAGTTCTTTGAAGATGGGTGGGATGATGATGAGCCTAGACGCCAAGACCTTGACCAATATCTTCCTCAGCTTGAGCTGGTAGGGAAAAAGTTGATTCCTGAGATGATCAAGAGAAACGCCGAACAAGGACGCCCAATTTCATGCCTCGTCAACAACCCTTTCATTCCTTGGGTTTCTGATGTGGCTTCAAGTCTTGGTCTTCCTTCTGCAATGCTCTGGGTTCAATCTTGTGCTTGTTTCTCTGCCTATTATCATTACTATCACGGTCTCGTCCCTTTCCCTAGTGAGGAAAACCCTGAGATCGATGTTCAGTTGCCTTGCATGCCTCTTTTGAAATATGATGaagtgccaagtttcttatatcCTACAACTCCATATCCTTTCTTGAGAAGGGCCATTTTGGGTCAGTATAGGAATCTTGACAAGCCCTTTTGTATCTTGATGGAATCATTTCAGGAGCTGGAGCCTGAGATCATTGAATACATGTCCAAACTTTGCCCAATCAAACCGGTCGGTCCGTTGTTTAAGAACCCTAAAGCACCAAACTCAGCTGTCCGGGGAGACATCATGAAGGCTGATGATTGTATCGAATGGTTGGATAGCAAGCCAAGCTCATCCGTCGTTTACGTTTCTTTTGGTAGTGTGGTGTACTTGAAGCAAGACCAGTGGGATGAAATTGCATATGGGCTATTGAATTCTGGTGTCTCATTCTTGTGGGTCATGAAACCACCACACAAGGATTCAGGGTATGAGGTTCTTGTTTTGCCTGATGGGTTCTTGGAGAAAGCAGGAGATAAAGGTAAAGTAGTGCAATGGAGTCCACAAGAGAAAGTTTTAGCTCACCCATCAGTTGCATGTTTCGTTACACACTGTGGATGGAACTCAACCATGGAGGCACTCTCATCTGGCATGCCGGTGGTGGCTTTCCCTCAATGGGGTGATCAAGTCACTGACGCTAAGTACCTAGTTGATATCTTTAAAGTTGGTGTAAGAATGTGCCGTGGAGAGGCTGAAAACAAGTTGATCACACGCGATGAGGTAGAGAAATGCTTGCTTGAGGCAACCGTAGGACCTAAGGCGGCAGAGATGAAGCAAAATGCATTGAAATGGAAGGAAGCGGCGGAGGCTGCGGTGGCTGAAGGCGGTTCCTCGGACAGGAACATACAAGCTTTTGTGGACGAAGTGAGGAGGAGAAGTGTTGAGATCACTATCAAATCAAGCAGTAGTCTTAATGAAAGTGTAGAATTGGTCAACGAGCCAAGCAACAACGGAAAAGTATTAGTATTGTTGGAGTCCACAGCATGA